From the genome of Patagioenas fasciata isolate bPatFas1 chromosome 17, bPatFas1.hap1, whole genome shotgun sequence, one region includes:
- the RNFT2 gene encoding E3 ubiquitin-protein ligase RNFT2 isoform X2, whose translation MLSVLCFKVLRKMQRRHSSNTDSAPPERNRSQTVSSETSVDESGVFESLKAEASSPQQLFSGLAGIPSGTITATPFQSGLVLGSSAGGGEVFIQMPAPREEGASRTEGAPFHHRQSSHHFHHGHHRGSSLLHMAGGDRHGHAEEGSDEQAGTPAPALSELKAVISWLQKGLPFILILLAKVCFQHKLGIAVCIGMASTFAYANSTLREQVALKEKRSVLVVFWILAFLTGNTFYLLYTFSSQQLYNSLIFLKPNLERLDFFDLMWIVGIADFILKYLTIALKCLIVALPKIILAVKSKVPNQLRKQSCPERLRDSWAGRQGKKSLQIEEKSRKRKVSPTSDSDLTPLQSAGEGSYLWPRVSPPPQGLPGAHPAEYKF comes from the exons AAACCGGAGCCAAACAGTCAGTTCTGAAACCAGCGTGGATGAAAGCGGAGTTTTCGAAAGTCTGAAGGCCGAAGCTTCCTCACCGCAACAGCTCTTCTCAGGCCTGGCAGGAATTCCGTCAGGCACCATCACAGCCACGCCGTTCCAGTCAGGTTTGGTTCTGGGCTCTTCTGCAGGCGGTGGGGAGGTTTTCATTCAGATGCCAGCCCCGAGGGAGGAAGGGGCCAGTCGTACGGAAGGAGCCCCGTTTCACCACCGGCAATCGTCACATCATTTCCACCACGGCCACCACCGGGGTTCGTCTCTGCTGCACATGGCAGGAGGGGACCGCCACGGGCACGCTGAGGAAGGCAGTGACGAACAGGCTGgaactccagccccagctctttcCGAGTTAAAAGCTGTGATCAGCTGGCTGCAGAAGGGGCTTCCCTTCATCTTGATCCTCCTGGCGAAAGTTTGTTTCCAGCATAAGCTTG GGATTGCCGTATGCATTGGGATGGCCAGCACCTTCGCCTACGCCAATTCGACACTCCGAGAACAGGTTGCTCTGAAG GAGAAGAGGTCCGTGTTGGTTGTCTTCTGGATCCTGGCCTTTCTCACCGGGAACACCTTTTACTTGCTTTACACATTCAGCTCTCAGCAGCTGTACAACAG CCTCATATTTCTGAAACCCAACCTTGAGAGGCTGGACTTCTTTGACCTGATGTGGATTGTGGGGATTGCAGACTTTATACTGAAGTACCTCACCATAGCATTGAAATGCCTGATTGTTGCCCTGCCTAAGATCATCCTAGCTGTCAAGTCAAAG GTTCCAAACCAGCTCAGAAAACAGAGCTGCCCCGAGAGGCTGCGAGACAGTTGGGCTGGAAGGCAGGGAAAGAAGAGCTTGCAAAtagaggaaaaaagcagaaaaaggaagGTAAGCCCAACATCAGACTCTGATCTGACACCTCTGCAGTCAGCGGGAGAAGGATCGTACCTGTGGCCAAGGGTGTCCCCTCCTCCCCAAGGGCTGCCAGGGGCACATCCAGCTGAGTACAAGTTTTAA
- the RNFT2 gene encoding E3 ubiquitin-protein ligase RNFT2 isoform X1: protein MLSVLCFKVLRKMQRRHSSNTDSAPPERNRSQTVSSETSVDESGVFESLKAEASSPQQLFSGLAGIPSGTITATPFQSGLVLGSSAGGGEVFIQMPAPREEGASRTEGAPFHHRQSSHHFHHGHHRGSSLLHMAGGDRHGHAEEGSDEQAGTPAPALSELKAVISWLQKGLPFILILLAKVCFQHKLGIAVCIGMASTFAYANSTLREQVALKEKRSVLVVFWILAFLTGNTFYLLYTFSSQQLYNSLIFLKPNLERLDFFDLMWIVGIADFILKYLTIALKCLIVALPKIILAVKSKGKFYLVIEELSQLFRSLVPIQLWYKYIMGDDPSSSYFLGGILIILYSLCKSFDICGRVGSVRKALKVLCTPQTYGVRATSQQCSEAGDICAICQAEFREPLILMCQHVFCEECLCLWFDREKTCPLCRSVTVETLRCWKDGTTSAHFQVY, encoded by the exons AAACCGGAGCCAAACAGTCAGTTCTGAAACCAGCGTGGATGAAAGCGGAGTTTTCGAAAGTCTGAAGGCCGAAGCTTCCTCACCGCAACAGCTCTTCTCAGGCCTGGCAGGAATTCCGTCAGGCACCATCACAGCCACGCCGTTCCAGTCAGGTTTGGTTCTGGGCTCTTCTGCAGGCGGTGGGGAGGTTTTCATTCAGATGCCAGCCCCGAGGGAGGAAGGGGCCAGTCGTACGGAAGGAGCCCCGTTTCACCACCGGCAATCGTCACATCATTTCCACCACGGCCACCACCGGGGTTCGTCTCTGCTGCACATGGCAGGAGGGGACCGCCACGGGCACGCTGAGGAAGGCAGTGACGAACAGGCTGgaactccagccccagctctttcCGAGTTAAAAGCTGTGATCAGCTGGCTGCAGAAGGGGCTTCCCTTCATCTTGATCCTCCTGGCGAAAGTTTGTTTCCAGCATAAGCTTG GGATTGCCGTATGCATTGGGATGGCCAGCACCTTCGCCTACGCCAATTCGACACTCCGAGAACAGGTTGCTCTGAAG GAGAAGAGGTCCGTGTTGGTTGTCTTCTGGATCCTGGCCTTTCTCACCGGGAACACCTTTTACTTGCTTTACACATTCAGCTCTCAGCAGCTGTACAACAG CCTCATATTTCTGAAACCCAACCTTGAGAGGCTGGACTTCTTTGACCTGATGTGGATTGTGGGGATTGCAGACTTTATACTGAAGTACCTCACCATAGCATTGAAATGCCTGATTGTTGCCCTGCCTAAGATCATCCTAGCTGTCAAGTCAAAG GGAAAGTTTTACCTGGTTATTGAGGAGCTGAGCCAGCTGTTCCGCTCCCTCGTCCCCATCCAGCTGTGGTACAAATACATCATGGGAGATGATCCATCCAGCAGCTACTTCTTGGGTGGGATCCTGATCATCCTGTACAGCCTCTGCAAG TCTTTTGACATCTGCGGTCGTGTGGGAAGTGTCCGGAAGGCACTGAAGGTCCTTTGCACCCCACAG ACCTACGGAGTTCGTGCCACCAGCCAGCAGTGCAGCGAGGCCGGTGACATCTGTGCCATTTGCCAAGCAGAATTCAGGGAACCTTTGATCCTTATGTGCCAG CACGTGTTCTGTGAAGAATGCCTCTGCCTCTGGTTCGACAGGGAGAAGACCTGTCCTCTTTGTCGCTCTGTCACCGTGGAAACCCTGCGGTGCTGGAAAGACGGTACCACCTCTGCTCATTTCCAGGTGTATTAA